Proteins from one Anopheles nili chromosome 2, idAnoNiliSN_F5_01, whole genome shotgun sequence genomic window:
- the LOC128720523 gene encoding CCAAT/enhancer-binding protein translates to MESPQMYDTTQIQVRSDIKKLTMAANNSANGANGTANGASPTNNNSPTAINQNTLALKQQQQQQQQHQQSQQVQQQVQQQQQVQQQVQQQQQQQQQQAQQQQVQSLGQHPSNGVSGLLSNGNLLSKQMLQQIQYSQSELDELTSQEISLDLQHLIDDQFRDPEALGLFTEMVSVGSTNGTMANPLVQTAAAKALQLQQARLSQHSANGGNSYQRSLAYMPQPVHTGAAYGGTSSDENSSVGSSADSANIKEEPVDPNEYRRQLLANGAAGGAATAGAQFMGTINGYPGLGGPTTNGGATPNGLGGTGTPGGGTTPSYVTNGNGSSFSSLTPATVLQAHHHQTLPHLTGAAHLANLTKHGKMLPHVGRKTQQKVVDKGTDEYRRRRERNNIAVRKSREKAKVRSREVEEKVKALLKEKDALVRKIEEKNNEITLYKQLYMHLMNHSNPEINQICRSALNLSNMGDHM, encoded by the coding sequence atggaATCGCCGCAAATGTACGATACAACCCAAATCCAAGTGCGCAGTGACATCAAGAAGCTAACGATGGCCGCGAACAATAGTGCAAACGGTGCGAATGGCACGGCCAATGGGGCCTCACCGACGAACAACAACTCGCCAACGGCGATTAATCAGAACACGCTCGCGctaaagcagcaacagcagcagcagcagcaacaccagcagtcTCAGCAGGTCCAGCAGCAggttcagcaacagcagcaagtccagcagcaggttcagcagcagcagcaacagcagcaacagcaagcccaacagcagcaggtcCAATCGTTGGGTCAGCACCCAAGCAACGGCGTGTCGGGGCTGCTCTCGAACGGTAACCTTCTCTCGAAGCAGATGCTGCAGCAGATCCAGTACTCGCAGTCCGAGCTGGACGAGCTAACGTCGCAGGAGATCTCACTCGATCTGCAGCATCTGATCGATGATCAGTTCCGCGATCCGGAGGCACTCGGTCTCTTCACCGAGATGGTGTCGGTGGGCAGCACGAACGGTACGATGGCGAATCCGTTGGTGCAAACGGCCGCCGCAAAAGCGCTCCAGCTGCAGCAGGCTCGACTCTCGCAACACTCGGCGAACGGTGGCAACAGCTACCAGCGATCGCTCGCCTACATGCCTCAGCCAGTGCACACGGGTGCGGCTTACGGTGGAACGTCCAGTGACGAGAACAGTTCCGTCGGTTCATCCGCTGACTCGGCCAACATTAAGGAAGAACCCGTCGATCCGAACGAGTACCGTCGGCAGTTGCTTGCGAATGGAGCCGCTGGTGGTGCTGCAACTGCTGGTGCTCAGTTTATGGGCACCATCAACGGGTATCCGGGATTGGGAGGACCTACCACGAATGGGGGTGCAACTCCCAATGGACTGGGTGGTACGGGGACACCCGGTGGTGGGACAACACCAAGCTACGTCACGAACGGAAATGGAAGCAGCTTCTCGAGCCTAACACCGGCAACGGTTTTACAGGCGCATCATCACCAGACACTGCCACACCTGACGGGTGCCGCTCACCTGGCTAACCTCACCAAACACGGCAAGATGCTGCCACACGTTGGGCGCAAAACGCAACAGAAAGTCGTCGATAAGGGTACGGACGAGTACCGACGGCGGCGCGAACGGAACAACATCGCAGTGAGGAAATCGCGCGAAAAAGCGAAGGTACGATCGCGCGAGGTCGAAGAGAAGGTGAAGGCTCTGCTGAAGGAGAAAGACGCGCTGGTACGCAAGATCGAGGAGAAAAACAACGAGATCACGCTGTACAAGCAGCTGTACATGCACCTGATGAACCACAGCAACCCGGAGATCAACCAGATCTGTCGCAGCGCGCTTAACCTCTCCAATATGGGCGATCACATGTGA